A part of Pantoea vagans genomic DNA contains:
- the pdeR gene encoding cyclic di-GMP phosphodiesterase codes for MTDEHGQTLLYTLFGTTSPHWRLTADSDALHFAEDESSQTNIALPLTPGQAAMIRAMPVITSSINLTMTLQGIDVPMHFVGRKVNQASWAGTASAWGDTSAVARDLTLGLSFAEQVVSEANSVIVILDQRGNIQRFNRLSEEYTGLNEHEVIGRNVFQLFMTKQEASQSRRNIAGFFRDGNSYEVERWVKTKKGQRLFLFRNKFVHSGSGKNEIFLICSGTDITEERRAQERLRVLANTDTVTGLPNRNAIHQQISLALERSEGDETGVVYLDLDNFKKVNDAYGHMFGDQLLQAVSLAILSCLGKDQTLGRLGGDEFVVLAEHTSQAALEAMSSRILERLRQPFRIGLIEVYSGCSIGIAFAPLHGDDRESLIRNADTAMYHAKENGRGKFCVFAAEMNQRVFEYLWLDTNLRKALELDHLLVHYQPKIDSDGQVRSAEALVRWNSPERGLVSPADFIPYAEESGLIVPLGRWVMLNVLKQIIAWREQGIFLRVAVNVSARQLIDQSIYTDLKQALHEANITDCPIDIELTESCLIENETEALKLMKQFQELGAQVHLDDFGTGYSSLSQLARVPINAIKLDQSFIRDINKQPVSQSLVRAIVAVAKALDLQVIAEGIETPDEEKFVLKSGVDGRQGYYYAKPMPAEQFGHWLAKHPARV; via the coding sequence ATGACCGATGAACACGGGCAAACGTTGTTGTACACTCTTTTTGGTACAACCAGCCCTCATTGGCGTCTGACCGCGGACAGCGATGCGTTGCATTTTGCCGAAGATGAGTCATCACAAACCAATATCGCCCTGCCGCTGACCCCCGGCCAGGCCGCAATGATCCGCGCGATGCCGGTCATCACCTCAAGCATCAATCTGACTATGACCCTCCAGGGCATTGATGTGCCGATGCATTTTGTCGGACGTAAAGTGAATCAGGCTTCATGGGCCGGCACCGCCTCTGCCTGGGGCGATACGTCTGCAGTTGCACGCGATTTAACCCTGGGGCTGTCGTTCGCTGAACAGGTGGTTTCTGAAGCTAATTCGGTGATTGTAATCCTCGATCAGCGCGGCAATATTCAGCGTTTTAACCGCCTGAGTGAAGAATATACCGGCCTGAATGAGCACGAGGTTATTGGCCGTAATGTCTTTCAGCTTTTTATGACCAAACAGGAAGCCTCACAGTCACGACGCAACATTGCAGGCTTCTTCCGTGACGGTAACTCTTATGAGGTTGAGCGCTGGGTCAAAACCAAAAAGGGTCAGCGACTGTTTCTGTTTCGTAATAAGTTTGTTCACAGCGGCAGTGGCAAAAATGAAATTTTCCTCATCTGTTCTGGCACAGACATCACCGAGGAGCGACGCGCCCAGGAACGCCTGCGGGTGCTGGCAAACACCGATACGGTGACCGGTTTACCCAATCGCAACGCCATTCATCAACAGATTAGCCTGGCGCTGGAGCGGTCCGAGGGGGATGAGACCGGCGTGGTTTATCTCGACCTCGATAATTTTAAAAAAGTGAACGACGCCTACGGTCATATGTTCGGCGATCAGTTGCTGCAGGCAGTTTCACTGGCCATCCTCAGCTGTCTGGGTAAAGACCAGACCCTGGGCCGTCTGGGTGGCGACGAATTTGTGGTGCTGGCTGAGCACACCAGCCAGGCTGCACTGGAAGCGATGTCTTCCCGCATTCTTGAGCGGCTGCGTCAGCCTTTCCGTATCGGGCTAATCGAAGTTTACAGCGGCTGTTCAATTGGCATCGCTTTTGCGCCGCTCCATGGCGACGATCGCGAGAGCCTGATTCGCAACGCGGACACCGCGATGTATCACGCCAAAGAGAACGGGCGCGGCAAGTTCTGCGTGTTTGCGGCAGAGATGAACCAGCGGGTCTTTGAGTATCTGTGGCTGGATACTAACCTACGCAAGGCGCTGGAACTGGATCATCTGCTGGTGCACTACCAGCCAAAAATCGACAGCGACGGCCAGGTCCGCAGCGCTGAAGCACTGGTGCGCTGGAACTCACCTGAGCGTGGTCTGGTCTCGCCCGCTGACTTTATTCCCTATGCTGAAGAGTCAGGGCTGATTGTGCCGCTGGGACGCTGGGTCATGCTAAACGTGCTGAAGCAGATTATCGCCTGGCGTGAGCAGGGTATTTTTCTGCGCGTCGCCGTCAACGTTTCAGCCCGTCAGCTGATTGATCAGAGCATCTACACTGACCTGAAACAGGCGCTGCACGAGGCTAATATCACCGACTGCCCCATCGATATTGAGCTGACCGAAAGCTGCCTGATTGAGAATGAAACTGAAGCGCTGAAGCTGATGAAGCAGTTTCAGGAACTGGGCGCACAGGTGCACCTGGATGATTTTGGCACCGGTTACTCCTCGCTTTCTCAACTGGCACGCGTACCAATCAATGCCATCAAACTCGACCAGAGCTTTATCCGCGATATTAACAAGCAGCCGGTTTCACAATCGCTGGTGCGCGCTATCGTCGCCGTCGCCAAGGCGCTCGATTTGCAGGTAATCGCTGAGGGTATTGAGACCCCGGATGAAGAGAAGTTTGTCCTCAAAAGTGGTGTCGATGGGCGTCAGGGTTACTATTACGCAAAACCAATGCCCGCGGAACAATTTGGGCATTGGCTGGCTAAGCATCCTGCCCGCGTTTAA
- a CDS encoding YbdD/YjiX family protein encodes MSDAIHQGHRPQGEWQIIRCHLTASPMPQALSWRGFWRGLQQCFRLMVGVQDYQKYLQHMRLHHPDQPPMNERDFHRYCLDARFPSQAGKLGKCPC; translated from the coding sequence ATGTCTGATGCCATTCATCAGGGCCACCGTCCACAGGGTGAGTGGCAGATTATCCGCTGCCACCTGACGGCTTCGCCGATGCCGCAGGCCCTCAGCTGGCGGGGATTCTGGCGCGGTCTGCAACAGTGCTTCCGCTTAATGGTCGGGGTCCAGGATTATCAAAAATATCTGCAGCATATGCGTCTGCATCATCCCGACCAGCCGCCGATGAATGAGCGCGATTTCCACCGTTACTGCCTTGACGCCCGCTTCCCCAGCCAGGCGGGTAAACTGGGCAAATGCCCCTGCTGA
- a CDS encoding carbon starvation CstA family protein produces MKNVKTSVIWLVVALIGAGAFAMLALSRGEHVNAVWLVIAAVACYSIAYRFYSLFIARNIFELDDRRMTPAERLSDGLDYVPTNKWVLFGHHFAAIAGAGPLVGPILAAQMGFLPGTIWILVGVMLAGAVQDFLILFISTRRDGRSLGEMARQELGAFAGVVTMLGALGVMIIILSALALVVVKALANSPWGLFTIAATIPIALFMGVYMRFIRPGKIAEVSLIGFVLMMAAIIYGGDVAQHPYWGPFFTLKGTSLTWVLVIYGFIASVLPVWLLLAPRDYLSTFLKIGVIVGLAVGIVFAMPEMKMPAVTKFIDGTGPVFSGAMFPFLFITIACGAISGFHALVSSGTTPKLVERESHIRFIGYGAMLMESFVAIMALICASVLDPGVYFAMNSPAALIGTTVESASQVINGWGFVVTPEMLSGIARDVGEGSILSRAGGAPTFAVGMAHIITEIFNSRAMMAFWYHFAILFEALFILTAVDAGTRACRFMVQDLVGTVVPSLANNRSWLGNMAGTTVAVAGWGFFVYQGVVDPLGGINTLWPLFGIGNQMLASMALILGTVVLFKMKKQRYAWVTILPTVWLFITSMTAGWQKIFHEKPSIGFLAQANKFRKGLDEGVIIAPAKSVADMQTIVFSNQINAALCAFFMLVAVTMLVAAFFVIRRALNSTVPTTNETPVALRNKAVRHV; encoded by the coding sequence ATGAAAAACGTCAAAACCAGTGTCATCTGGTTAGTGGTGGCGTTAATCGGCGCGGGCGCTTTCGCCATGCTGGCCCTCAGCCGCGGCGAACACGTCAACGCAGTCTGGCTGGTGATAGCCGCTGTCGCCTGTTACAGCATCGCGTATCGCTTCTACAGCCTGTTTATCGCCCGCAATATCTTCGAACTGGACGATCGCCGGATGACTCCCGCCGAGCGGCTGAGCGACGGACTCGATTATGTCCCGACCAATAAATGGGTGCTGTTTGGTCATCACTTTGCGGCTATTGCCGGTGCCGGTCCGCTGGTCGGTCCGATTCTGGCGGCGCAGATGGGCTTTCTGCCGGGCACCATCTGGATTCTGGTCGGCGTGATGCTGGCGGGCGCGGTACAGGATTTCCTGATCCTGTTTATCTCAACCCGACGTGACGGTCGCTCGCTGGGCGAGATGGCGCGGCAGGAGCTGGGGGCGTTTGCCGGTGTGGTGACGATGCTCGGGGCGCTGGGCGTGATGATCATTATCCTGTCGGCGCTGGCGCTGGTTGTCGTGAAGGCGCTGGCGAACAGTCCGTGGGGCCTGTTTACCATCGCGGCCACCATTCCCATTGCGCTGTTTATGGGCGTTTACATGCGCTTTATCCGGCCTGGTAAAATTGCCGAAGTGTCACTGATTGGCTTTGTGCTGATGATGGCGGCGATTATTTATGGCGGTGACGTGGCACAGCATCCTTACTGGGGCCCCTTCTTTACCCTGAAAGGCACCTCGCTGACCTGGGTACTGGTGATTTACGGCTTTATTGCTTCGGTGCTGCCGGTCTGGCTGCTGCTGGCACCGCGCGACTACCTTTCGACCTTTCTTAAAATCGGCGTGATTGTCGGGCTGGCGGTGGGCATTGTCTTTGCGATGCCTGAGATGAAAATGCCAGCGGTGACCAAATTTATCGACGGCACCGGCCCGGTCTTCTCCGGTGCGATGTTCCCGTTCCTGTTTATTACCATCGCCTGCGGCGCGATCTCCGGCTTCCATGCGCTGGTCTCCAGCGGCACCACGCCGAAGCTGGTGGAGCGGGAAAGTCATATCCGCTTTATTGGCTATGGCGCCATGCTGATGGAGTCGTTTGTGGCGATCATGGCGCTGATTTGTGCCTCGGTGCTGGATCCCGGCGTCTATTTTGCCATGAACTCACCTGCCGCGCTGATTGGTACCACCGTTGAAAGCGCGTCACAGGTGATCAACGGCTGGGGCTTTGTCGTGACGCCAGAAATGCTGAGCGGCATCGCCCGTGATGTGGGTGAAGGCTCGATTCTCTCCCGCGCAGGCGGCGCGCCCACTTTCGCCGTAGGTATGGCTCACATCATTACCGAGATCTTTAACAGCCGCGCGATGATGGCGTTCTGGTATCACTTCGCCATTCTGTTCGAAGCGCTGTTTATCCTGACCGCCGTCGATGCGGGTACCCGCGCCTGCCGTTTTATGGTGCAGGATCTGGTGGGCACCGTGGTGCCCTCTCTGGCGAACAACCGCTCCTGGCTGGGTAACATGGCGGGCACCACCGTCGCGGTCGCGGGCTGGGGCTTCTTTGTCTATCAGGGCGTGGTCGATCCACTGGGCGGCATCAACACCCTGTGGCCACTGTTTGGTATCGGCAACCAGATGCTGGCGTCGATGGCGCTGATTCTTGGCACCGTCGTGCTGTTCAAAATGAAAAAACAGCGCTACGCCTGGGTGACTATTCTGCCCACCGTCTGGCTGTTTATCACTTCGATGACCGCGGGCTGGCAGAAAATTTTCCACGAAAAACCGTCCATCGGCTTCCTGGCCCAGGCGAATAAGTTCCGCAAAGGGCTGGATGAAGGCGTGATCATTGCGCCGGCAAAAAGCGTGGCGGATATGCAGACCATCGTGTTCAGCAATCAGATTAATGCGGCGCTGTGCGCCTTCTTTATGCTGGTGGCGGTCACGATGCTGGTCGCCGCGTTCTTTGTGATTCGTCGTGCGCTGAACAGTACAGTGCCAACCACCAACGAGACGCCGGTGGCACTGCGCAACAAGGCGGTGCGTCATGTCTGA
- a CDS encoding exoribonuclease II produces the protein MFQDNPLLAQLKEKLHSQTPRAEGVVKGTEKGFGFLEVDAQKSYFIPPPQMKKVMHGDRITAVIHSDKDRESAEPETLIEPFLSRFVGRVQKKDDRLSIVPDHPLLKDAIQCRPARDVSHAFENGDWAVAEMRRHPLKGDRGFYAELTDFIVKADDHLAPWWVTLSRHNLEREAPDVSFGEMLDENLTREDLTALDFVTIDSASTQDMDDALYVEAQDDGALRLTIAIADPTAYVPEGSQLDKLAAQRAFTNYLPGFNIPMLPRELSDDVCSLRPNVRRPALACRVTVAADGTLSDDVEFFAAWIESKARLAYDDVSDWLENSGSWQPESEAIAEQIRLLHRLCLARSEWRQTHALVFKDRPDYRFLLGEKGEVLEIVAEPRRIANRIVEESMILANVCAAKVLRDRLGFGIYNVHAGFDATNAEQAAAVLANHGITVDAQAITTLDGFRVLRRELDAQPTQFLDSRIRRFQTFAEISTEPGPHFGLGLEAYATWTSPIRKFGDMINHRLLKAIIRGEQIARPDDAVTVTMSERRRLNRMAERDVGDWLYARYLAPFAGTDRRFSAEIIDVSRGGMRVRLVEFGAVAFIPAPFIHAVRDELVLSQENGSVQIKGEVVYRVTDVIDVIIAEVRMETRSVVARPAV, from the coding sequence ATGTTCCAGGATAACCCGCTGCTCGCGCAGCTGAAAGAGAAGCTCCATTCGCAAACGCCTCGTGCTGAAGGCGTCGTTAAAGGCACCGAAAAAGGCTTCGGCTTTCTGGAAGTCGATGCGCAAAAAAGCTACTTCATTCCGCCACCGCAGATGAAGAAAGTCATGCATGGCGATCGTATCACCGCCGTGATCCACAGCGATAAAGATCGCGAAAGCGCTGAGCCGGAAACCCTGATTGAACCGTTCCTGAGCCGCTTTGTTGGTCGGGTGCAGAAAAAAGACGATCGCCTGTCGATTGTGCCGGATCATCCCCTGCTGAAAGATGCCATTCAGTGTCGCCCTGCGCGCGATGTCAGCCATGCATTTGAAAATGGCGACTGGGCCGTAGCAGAAATGCGTCGCCATCCCCTGAAGGGCGATCGCGGCTTTTATGCCGAACTTACCGATTTTATTGTTAAAGCTGATGACCACCTGGCACCGTGGTGGGTGACGCTGTCGCGTCATAACCTTGAGCGTGAAGCGCCTGACGTCAGCTTTGGCGAGATGCTGGATGAAAATCTGACGCGTGAGGATCTGACCGCGCTGGATTTTGTCACCATCGACAGCGCCAGCACCCAGGATATGGATGATGCGCTCTATGTGGAAGCGCAGGATGATGGCGCCCTGCGTCTGACCATCGCCATCGCTGACCCGACCGCCTACGTGCCGGAAGGCAGCCAGCTTGATAAGCTGGCGGCGCAGCGCGCGTTTACCAACTATCTGCCGGGCTTCAACATCCCGATGCTGCCGCGCGAACTCTCTGATGATGTCTGCTCGCTACGTCCGAATGTGCGCCGTCCGGCGCTGGCCTGCCGCGTCACGGTGGCCGCCGATGGCACCTTAAGTGATGACGTCGAGTTCTTTGCGGCCTGGATTGAGTCCAAAGCCAGGCTGGCCTACGACGACGTCTCAGACTGGCTGGAAAACAGCGGCAGCTGGCAGCCGGAGAGTGAGGCGATTGCGGAACAGATTCGTCTGCTGCACCGTCTCTGCCTGGCGCGCAGCGAGTGGCGTCAGACCCACGCGCTGGTGTTTAAAGATCGCCCGGACTACCGCTTCCTGCTGGGTGAAAAAGGCGAAGTGCTGGAGATCGTGGCTGAACCTCGCCGCATCGCTAACCGCATCGTTGAAGAGTCGATGATTCTGGCGAACGTCTGCGCGGCGAAAGTGCTGCGTGACCGTCTCGGCTTTGGTATCTATAACGTCCATGCCGGTTTCGATGCGACCAATGCTGAGCAGGCCGCCGCCGTGCTGGCCAATCACGGTATTACCGTGGATGCACAGGCGATCACCACGCTGGATGGTTTCCGCGTGCTGCGTCGTGAGCTTGATGCTCAGCCAACCCAGTTCCTCGACAGCCGCATCCGTCGTTTCCAGACCTTCGCGGAGATCAGCACCGAGCCAGGCCCGCACTTTGGCCTCGGTCTGGAGGCGTACGCCACCTGGACCTCACCGATTCGTAAGTTCGGCGACATGATCAACCATCGTCTGCTGAAAGCGATTATTCGCGGTGAGCAGATTGCCCGCCCGGATGATGCCGTAACGGTGACGATGAGTGAGCGCCGTCGCCTGAACCGGATGGCGGAACGTGATGTCGGTGACTGGCTCTACGCCCGTTATCTGGCCCCGTTTGCGGGCACCGACCGTCGCTTCAGCGCTGAGATTATCGATGTGTCGCGCGGCGGTATGCGCGTTCGCCTGGTCGAGTTTGGCGCCGTCGCCTTTATCCCGGCACCCTTCATTCACGCCGTGCGTGATGAGCTGGTTCTCAGCCAGGAAAATGGCAGCGTCCAGATTAAAGGTGAAGTGGTTTACCGCGTGACTGACGTGATTGATGTGATCATCGCCGAAGTCCGTATGGAAACCCGCAGCGTTGTGGCCCGTCCTGCCGTCTGA